In the genome of Acidimicrobiia bacterium, one region contains:
- the cofE gene encoding coenzyme F420-0:L-glutamate ligase encodes MTITVIPIRGVPEVRPGDELATLIADAAAQQDTPLAAGDCLVVTQKVVSKAEGRLVELDPDDREARTRLVESESVRVLRRRGDLVISETRHGFVCANAGVDLSNVEHGLAALLPIDPDRSARHVRDALGARHGVEVAVVVSDTFGRPWRIGLTDVAIGVAGIAAVLDLRGALDAQGRELQVTEVALADEIAGAAELVMGKAQSVPAAIVRGLDSTWLRDSSARELVRNPSEDLFR; translated from the coding sequence GTGACGATCACGGTCATCCCCATCCGGGGTGTGCCCGAAGTGCGCCCCGGTGACGAGCTGGCAACGTTGATCGCCGACGCCGCGGCGCAACAGGACACACCCCTCGCGGCCGGCGACTGTCTCGTGGTGACGCAGAAGGTCGTCTCGAAGGCCGAGGGTCGGTTGGTCGAGCTCGACCCTGACGATCGCGAGGCGCGAACCCGCCTGGTGGAGTCGGAATCGGTCCGGGTGCTCCGCCGGCGTGGCGATCTGGTCATCAGCGAGACACGTCACGGGTTTGTCTGCGCGAACGCCGGTGTCGACCTCTCGAACGTCGAGCACGGCCTCGCCGCGCTGCTCCCGATCGACCCCGATCGATCGGCCCGGCACGTACGGGATGCGCTCGGCGCTCGACACGGGGTCGAGGTGGCCGTGGTCGTGTCCGACACCTTCGGTCGCCCGTGGCGGATCGGCCTCACCGACGTGGCGATCGGCGTCGCGGGGATCGCCGCCGTGCTCGACCTCCGCGGCGCCCTCGACGCGCAGGGTCGGGAGCTCCAGGTGACCGAGGTGGCGCTCGCCGACGAGATCGCGGGTGCCGCCGAGCTCGTGATGGGCAAGGCCCAATCTGTGCCGGCGGCGATCGTCCGCGGTCTCGACTCGACGTGGCTCCGAGACAGCTCCGCGCGCGAGCTCGTGCGCAACCCCTCCGAAGACCTCTTCCGGTGA
- the cofD gene encoding 2-phospho-L-lactate transferase yields the protein MLTALAGGVGAARFLRGLVAVVPPEQITAIVNTGDDDVFHSLHVSPDLDSVTYTLAGANNTETGWGLEGETFHAIDALERYGSPTWFRLGDRDLATHLYRTERLRAGAPLSGVTAEIATAWGVSTRLLPMTDDRVATRITAETAGGIEELAMQDWFVRHRAEAPVVAVRFEGAEQSQPGPGVMDALDQAETILVCPSNPVISIGPILAVPGIREALAARRDRVVGVSPIIGGRPVRGPADRLMGPLGIEVSCVGVARSYRDFCSTLVIDAADAEHAPAVESLGVRAVVADTLMRNARVAAALARETLAAVA from the coding sequence ATGTTGACCGCGTTGGCGGGGGGCGTCGGGGCGGCGCGCTTCCTCCGGGGGCTCGTCGCCGTCGTGCCACCCGAGCAGATCACTGCCATCGTGAACACCGGCGACGACGACGTCTTTCACAGCCTGCACGTGAGTCCCGATCTCGACAGCGTCACGTACACGCTCGCCGGCGCGAACAACACCGAGACCGGATGGGGACTCGAAGGGGAGACCTTCCACGCGATCGACGCGCTCGAGCGCTACGGCAGCCCGACGTGGTTTCGCCTCGGCGACCGCGACCTGGCGACCCACCTGTATCGGACCGAGCGCCTCCGCGCCGGCGCACCCTTGTCCGGCGTGACCGCCGAGATCGCGACCGCGTGGGGTGTGAGCACCCGGCTCCTGCCGATGACCGACGACCGCGTGGCCACACGGATCACCGCCGAGACGGCCGGTGGCATCGAAGAGCTCGCCATGCAGGACTGGTTCGTGCGGCACCGCGCCGAGGCGCCCGTCGTTGCCGTGCGGTTCGAGGGCGCCGAGCAGTCTCAGCCGGGCCCCGGCGTGATGGACGCGCTCGACCAGGCCGAGACGATCCTCGTGTGCCCGAGCAATCCCGTGATCTCGATCGGTCCGATCTTGGCCGTGCCCGGCATCCGCGAAGCGCTCGCCGCCCGGAGGGACCGGGTGGTGGGTGTCAGTCCGATCATCGGCGGTCGACCGGTGCGCGGCCCCGCCGACCGGCTGATGGGCCCGCTGGGCATCGAGGTGTCGTGCGTGGGAGTCGCGCGCTCGTATCGCGACTTCTGCTCGACCCTGGTCATCGACGCAGCCGATGCCGAGCACGCACCCGCCGTCGAGTCCCTGGGCGTGCGCGCGGTCGTGGCCGACACGCTGATGCGCAACGCCCGCGTCGCGGCGGCACTCGCCCGCGAGACGCTCGCTGCCGTGGCGTGA
- a CDS encoding NAD-dependent epimerase/dehydratase family protein: MRVLVTGGAGFIGSTLVDRLLAEGYDVDVVDDLSTGSLANLADARAQRQRKMTFQRLDVRSDAMRELIAHRKPEVVFHLAAQADVRVSVSNPMLDAEVNILGSLNVINAALEAGTRKVVFAGSGGTLYGVPDATPTREGHPQRPLSPYGVSKKAVGDYLHYYREIHGLEYSVLALANVFGPRQDPHGEAGVVAIFAGKLLASVRPTIYGDGEQTRDFVFVDDVVDAFARAADKGGGLIVNIGSGVETSVQQLFDLMARATGYPEPARYGPLRTGELNRSALDPGRAAIHLGWKPYTSLEEGLERSIDWFRNQGEN; encoded by the coding sequence GTGCGCGTACTCGTCACCGGTGGCGCGGGCTTCATCGGGTCGACCCTCGTGGACCGTCTGCTCGCGGAGGGGTACGACGTCGATGTGGTCGACGACCTCTCGACAGGATCGTTGGCCAACCTGGCTGACGCGCGCGCACAGCGTCAGCGGAAGATGACCTTCCAGCGTCTGGATGTCCGGTCCGACGCCATGCGCGAGCTGATCGCGCATCGAAAGCCCGAGGTCGTGTTCCATCTGGCCGCGCAAGCCGACGTGCGCGTGTCGGTCTCGAACCCGATGCTCGACGCAGAGGTGAACATCCTCGGATCGTTGAACGTGATCAATGCCGCGCTGGAGGCCGGCACTCGCAAGGTGGTGTTCGCAGGGTCCGGCGGCACGTTGTACGGCGTGCCCGACGCGACGCCCACTCGGGAAGGGCACCCGCAGCGGCCGCTGTCGCCGTACGGCGTGTCGAAGAAGGCGGTCGGCGACTACCTGCATTACTACCGCGAGATCCACGGCCTGGAGTACTCGGTACTCGCGCTCGCGAACGTGTTCGGGCCGCGCCAAGACCCGCATGGAGAAGCCGGCGTGGTTGCGATCTTCGCAGGGAAGCTCCTGGCGAGTGTGCGCCCGACGATCTACGGCGACGGTGAGCAGACGCGCGACTTCGTGTTCGTCGACGACGTGGTGGACGCCTTCGCGCGCGCCGCCGACAAGGGTGGCGGGCTGATCGTGAACATCGGCAGCGGCGTCGAGACGAGCGTGCAGCAGCTCTTCGACCTCATGGCGCGTGCGACGGGCTATCCCGAGCCAGCTCGCTACGGACCGCTGCGCACAGGAGAGCTGAACCGCTCGGCGCTCGACCCCGGTCGGGCCGCGATCCACCTCGGCTGGAAGCCGTACACGTCGCTGGAAGAGGGCCTCGAGCGATCCATCGACTGGTTCAGAAATCAAGGGGAGAACTAG
- a CDS encoding nitroreductase family protein, translating to MTVPELLVARRSIRAFRAEPVARDVLDALVEAACLAPAPHHSRPWRWVVVDSADAKRDLADGMGARWREDLRADGLDDDRIEELVGASHERLTHSPASILGCLTWDGLDRYPDEARQRAEWGMALLSLGAAVENLMLAAADAGLASCWVAAPIFCPETARDALELPDDWLPHALVLVGHPAEDYLPRARPPLPLGDLRSFR from the coding sequence GTGACCGTTCCCGAGCTGCTCGTGGCGCGGCGTTCGATCCGCGCGTTCCGTGCTGAACCCGTAGCGCGTGACGTCCTGGACGCGCTCGTAGAAGCCGCGTGCCTCGCGCCAGCCCCGCACCACTCACGCCCGTGGCGATGGGTGGTCGTGGACAGTGCCGACGCCAAGCGCGACCTGGCCGACGGCATGGGCGCGAGGTGGCGTGAGGATCTGCGCGCCGACGGGCTCGATGACGACCGCATCGAAGAGCTCGTTGGCGCGTCGCACGAGCGCCTCACCCACTCGCCCGCATCGATCCTCGGCTGTCTCACCTGGGACGGCCTCGATCGCTATCCCGACGAGGCCCGCCAACGCGCGGAGTGGGGCATGGCGCTGCTCTCGCTCGGCGCCGCGGTTGAGAACCTCATGCTGGCTGCGGCCGACGCCGGGCTCGCGTCGTGCTGGGTGGCCGCCCCGATCTTCTGCCCCGAAACCGCGCGCGACGCGCTCGAGCTGCCCGACGACTGGCTCCCCCACGCACTCGTGCTCGTCGGCCATCCTGCCGAGGACTACCTGCCCCGCGCACGTCCACCCCTACCTCTCGGGGATCTGCGCTCGTTCCGCTAG